Proteins encoded by one window of Hippoglossus hippoglossus isolate fHipHip1 chromosome 15, fHipHip1.pri, whole genome shotgun sequence:
- the grem2a gene encoding gremlin-2 produces the protein MLWRITIPVILAGVLCITAETKKLRPQGSIPSPHKTKGNLSSERNHRLLQQKPEVLSSSREALVVTERRYLRRDWCKTQPLRQTVSEEGCRSRTVVNRFCYGQCNSFYIPRHMGPTSGQGQSRGQASGSGRKNHNKAQEPFQSCSFCRPHRITQLTVQLDCPDLQPPFRHRKVQRVKQCRCMSVEVSSHGKL, from the coding sequence ATGCTGTGGAGAATAACTATCCCAGTCATACTGGCTGGCGTGCTCTGCATCACCGCGGAGACCAAAAAGCTCCGGCCCCAGGGATCCATCCCGTCCCCGCACAAGACCAAAGGGAACCTGTCCTCAGAAAGGAACCACCGGCTACTGCAGCAGAAACCAGAGGTGCTATCCTCCAGCAGAGAGGCCCTGGTGGTGACAGAGCGCCGCTACCTCCGCAGAGACTGGTGCAAGACCCAACCCCTCCGCCAGACAGTCAGCGAGGAGGGCTGCCGCAGTCGCACGGTGGTCAACCGTTTTTGCTACGGCCAGTGCAACTCCTTCTATATCCCCCGTCACATGGGCCCGACCTCCGGTCAGGGCCAGAGCCGCGGCCAGGCCTCAGGGTCTGGAAGGAAAAACCACAACAAGGCCCAGGAGCCGTTCCAGTCCTGCTCCTTCTGCAGGCCGCACCGCATCACGCAGCTCACGGTGCAGCTGGACTGTCCGGACCTGCAGCCGCCGTTCAGACACCGCAAGGTGCAGCGGGTCAAACAGTGTCGCTGCATGTCTGTGGAAGTGAGCAGCCATGGGAAACTGTGA